Proteins found in one Miscanthus floridulus cultivar M001 chromosome 4, ASM1932011v1, whole genome shotgun sequence genomic segment:
- the LOC136551399 gene encoding uncharacterized protein isoform X2, with amino-acid sequence MIRSSRKALRSLPGMILICEGLRQSLHNNVMDLDRKIRRGRERLAHDSAVPMPIPGKIAEQLSVREEQVKKLLEQIEELGEAGKVDKAEALMRRVDILNAEKTALANQADSKVAMLEKKMELCETCGSFLVADDALERTQSHVTGKQHIGYGMVRDFLVEYKAAKEKTKEEERLAREQKSEEHRKQRGKEYDSGGRDRDTRRERSGERDYDRDRQYERSRGRDRPYDYRERGSEHRSNPYRNRRDSERGGHRYRSGDMTNERGRMRSRSRSPTRHGYGRSRSPDH; translated from the exons ATGATCCGAAGCTCAAGGAAAG CTTTGAGAAGTCTCCCAGGCATGATACTTATATGCGAAGGTTTGAGGCAGAGCTTGCACAACAAT GTAATGGATTTGGATAGAAAGATAAGGCGTGGTCGAGAAAGGCTGGCTCACGATTCTGCTGTGCCAATGCCAATCCCTGGCAAAATAGCTGAACAGCTTTCAGTGCGAGAAGAACAGGTCAAGAAGCTGCTGGAGCAAATCGAGGAGCTTGGTGAGGCTGGTAAAGTGGATAAAGCTGAGGCACTTATGAGAAGG GTTGACATTCTAAATGCTGAGAAGACAGCTTTAGCTAACCAAGCAGACAGCAAAGTGGCTATGCTTGAGAAGAAGATGGAACTTTGCGAAACATGTGGATCCTTCTTAGTTGCTGATGATGCTCTTGAGAGAACGCAGTCCCACGTGACTGGGAAACAACACATTGGTTATGGTATGGTTAGAGATTTCCTGGTGGAATACAAG GCGGCAAAAGAGAAgacaaaagaggaagagaggctTGCAAGGGAGCAGAAATCAGAGGAGCATCGGAAACAGAGGGGAAAAGAGTATGATAGTGGGGGCAGGGATAGAGATACCAGAAGGGAGAGGTCTGGGGAGCGTGACTATGACCGTGATCGTCAGTATGAGCGAAGCCGTGGAAGAGACAGGCCCTATGATTACAGAGAGAGAGGATCAGAGCACCGAAGCAATCCCTACAGAAATAGGAGGGATTCTGAAAGAGGCGGACACAGATACAGGAGTGGTGATATGACAAACGAACGAGGGAGAATGAGGAGCAGATCACGTTCTCCAACCAGGCATGGCTATGGAAGATCTAGAAGTCCAGATCATTAG
- the LOC136551399 gene encoding uncharacterized protein isoform X1 — MDAQRALLDELMGTARNLTEEEKKGHKELKWDDPDVCGPYMVRFCPHDLFVNTKSNLGPCSRIHDPKLKESFEKSPRHDTYMRRFEAELAQQCEKLVMDLDRKIRRGRERLAHDSAVPMPIPGKIAEQLSVREEQVKKLLEQIEELGEAGKVDKAEALMRRVDILNAEKTALANQADSKVAMLEKKMELCETCGSFLVADDALERTQSHVTGKQHIGYGMVRDFLVEYKAAKEKTKEEERLAREQKSEEHRKQRGKEYDSGGRDRDTRRERSGERDYDRDRQYERSRGRDRPYDYRERGSEHRSNPYRNRRDSERGGHRYRSGDMTNERGRMRSRSRSPTRHGYGRSRSPDH; from the exons ATGGACGCGCAGCGAGCCCTCCTTGACGAGCTCATGGGCACAG CTCGCAACCTaacggaggaggagaagaaggggcACAAGGAGCTGAAGTGGGACGATCCGGACGTGTGCGGCCCCTACATGGTCCGGTTCTGTCCCCACGACCTCTTTGTCAACACCAAGAGCAATCTTG GGCCGTGCTCGAGGATCCATGATCCGAAGCTCAAGGAAAG CTTTGAGAAGTCTCCCAGGCATGATACTTATATGCGAAGGTTTGAGGCAGAGCTTGCACAACAATGTGAGAAATTG GTAATGGATTTGGATAGAAAGATAAGGCGTGGTCGAGAAAGGCTGGCTCACGATTCTGCTGTGCCAATGCCAATCCCTGGCAAAATAGCTGAACAGCTTTCAGTGCGAGAAGAACAGGTCAAGAAGCTGCTGGAGCAAATCGAGGAGCTTGGTGAGGCTGGTAAAGTGGATAAAGCTGAGGCACTTATGAGAAGG GTTGACATTCTAAATGCTGAGAAGACAGCTTTAGCTAACCAAGCAGACAGCAAAGTGGCTATGCTTGAGAAGAAGATGGAACTTTGCGAAACATGTGGATCCTTCTTAGTTGCTGATGATGCTCTTGAGAGAACGCAGTCCCACGTGACTGGGAAACAACACATTGGTTATGGTATGGTTAGAGATTTCCTGGTGGAATACAAG GCGGCAAAAGAGAAgacaaaagaggaagagaggctTGCAAGGGAGCAGAAATCAGAGGAGCATCGGAAACAGAGGGGAAAAGAGTATGATAGTGGGGGCAGGGATAGAGATACCAGAAGGGAGAGGTCTGGGGAGCGTGACTATGACCGTGATCGTCAGTATGAGCGAAGCCGTGGAAGAGACAGGCCCTATGATTACAGAGAGAGAGGATCAGAGCACCGAAGCAATCCCTACAGAAATAGGAGGGATTCTGAAAGAGGCGGACACAGATACAGGAGTGGTGATATGACAAACGAACGAGGGAGAATGAGGAGCAGATCACGTTCTCCAACCAGGCATGGCTATGGAAGATCTAGAAGTCCAGATCATTAG